The Anolis carolinensis isolate JA03-04 chromosome 2, rAnoCar3.1.pri, whole genome shotgun sequence genome has a window encoding:
- the LOC134295928 gene encoding golgin subfamily A member 6-like protein 2 → MESCAAGEMSLKAVLEERYSASALRVLRAEAEGLRERLVSAAVRGRKRLRRRVTVGRTPLGECLRQLEQTRRQWEAKVRGEGTPPSEEAQVTLLNLLEKGLALVERVEALRERKSRRSPRRRKEKGGEGQEQDPGGGERSGDSAARDGAGTRHSQGEEGEEDPGEEEGHHGSHTHEGDGDSAGEPQDGDGDGEEDKGAARDGPGTKHSKEKEAEEEPGEEEGHHGSHTHEGDGDSAGEPQDGDGDGEEDKGAARDGPGTKYRKEKEAEEDPGEEEGHHERDSEGGDTHEGKGDSGGNNEGEHHDGDGDGEEDKGAARDGPGTKYRKEKEAEEKPGEEDGDHESHTHEGDGDSGGDSEHEPHDGDGDGEEDKGAASEGPGTQHSKGKDWQEGKASSVGLDALEVEEEEGPYQSPLQENKGKGDLEDNSDGDESDEDSSQETGDDDHHEVDGDGNSDEGKESRARHDAAREKGQHQGKNFAPEEICPKGGEGRALQPQRSQLEMGDPQPGGKGGNMDCGEGGQDHGKDGDGSKHSDGDHNVGKDDARWDALREEVNEATQHESDSEGGGSHEGDGESGGSSGGEHHDGDEDQEGSFWEDSDEEEENGDRCDTLLKETNKLEREMEALQDPSQKTVDMWRKEAEDLRSEYHDICFDMATAVNKIVIELWSALWLNTLRAVTALRETLSQFSPVEAAALKVEFDSLKGFVDVAWSQDTLAKLSHLFTLVYALQGLPLPKKGLPHGDPLKEGGYIMLEIDAWRSVLLEQSWEKTDALQVKVDAVQGISPEQAGELKVKMGALQKHMDLLWKAPLKEMMALLAVAYEPCHIWSSRPTTKGNTIWKKACDLALSLKVHLKDVPQEERHLLWGEATSQEAILHDIPVEKLVVLEEKVNACIRKVADMLQNYLWKFLKYSSHRELDNCQEELDELQKDLDFLQRHPNLTYREIKMAALHRKRAALLRKMAARHKADASLEVDDGEM, encoded by the coding sequence ATGGAGAGTTGCGCGGCCGGAGAGATGAGCCTGAAGGCGGTGCTGGAGGAGCGCTACTCGGCCTCGGCGCTGCGTGTCCTGCGGGCGGAGGCGGAGGGGCTGCGGGAGAGGCTGGTCTCGGCGGCGGTGCGGGGCAGGAAGAGGCTCCGGAGGAGGGTGACGGTGGGGCGGACCCCGCTGGGAGAGTGCCTGAGGCAGCTGGAGCAGACCCGGCGCCAGTGGGAGGCCAAGGTCCGAGGAGAGGGCACTCCGCCGAGTGAGGAGGCCCAGGTGACGCTCCTGAACCTCCTGGAGAAGGGCCTGGCCCTGGTGGAGAGGGTGGAGGCCCTGCGGGagaggaagagcaggaggagcccgaggaggaggaaggagaagggcgGGGAAGGGCAGGAGCAGGACCCTGGAGGAGGGGAGCGCTCTGGAGACAGCGCAGCCAGGGATGGAGCTGGGACCAGGCACAGCCaaggagaagaaggggaggaagaccCCGGAGAGGAGGAAGGGCACCATGGGAGCCACACTCATGAAGGGGATGGAGACAGTGCGGGTGAGCCTCAGGATGGAGACGGCGATGGAGAGGAAGACAAGGGTGCAGCCAGGGATGGACCTGGTACCAAACACAGCAAGGAAAAGGAAGCAGAGGAAGAACCTGGAGAGGAGGAAGGGCACCATGGGAGCCACACCCATGAAGGGGATGGAGACAGTGCGGGTGAGCCTCAGGATGGAGACGGTGATGGAGAGGAAGACAAGGGTGCAGCCAGGGATGGACCTGGGACCAAAtacaggaaggaaaaggaagcagaGGAAGACCCTGGAGAGGAGGAAGGGCACCATGAGAGAGACAGTGAGGGAGGTGACACTCATGAAGGGAAGGGAGACAGCGGTGGGAACAATGAGGGTGAGCATCATGATGGAGACGGTGATGGAGAGGAAGACAAGGGTGCAGCCAGGGATGGACCTGGGACCAAAtacagaaaggaaaaggaagcagagGAAAAGCCTGGAGAGGAGGATGGGGACCATGAGAGCCACACTCATGAAGGGGATGGAGACAGCGGTGGGGACAGTGAGCATGAGCCTCATgatggagatggtgatggagaGGAAGACAAGGGTGCAGCCAGTGAGGGACCAGGTACCCAACACAGCAAGGGAAAGGACTGgcaggaaggaaaagcaagcagTGTCGGGCTGGATGCtttggaggtggaggaggaggaaggaccaTATCAGTCCCCACTTCAGGAAAACAAGGGAAAGGGTGACCTTGAGGACAACTCTGATGGAGATGAAAGTGATGAGGACAGCAGTCAGGAAACTGGAGATGATGACCACCATGAAGTCGATGGTGATGGCAACAGTGATGAGGGAAAAGAGAGCCGTGCCAGGCATGATGCAGCAAGAGAGAAAGGGCAACATCAGGGCAAGAACTTTGCTCCGGAGGAGATCTGCCCCAAGGGAGGAGAAGGCAGGGCCTTGCAACCACAGAGGAGCCAGCTGGAGATGGGAGACCCACAGCCAGGCGGCAAAGGAGGAAATATGGACTGTGGTGAAGGTGGTCAAGATCATGGTAAGGATGGAGATGGAAGCAAACACAGTGATGGTGACCACAATGTAGGGAAAGATGATGCCAGGTGGGATGCCCTGAGGGAAGAGGTGAACGAAGCCACCCAGCATGAGAGCGACAGTGAGGGAGGTGGCAGTCATGAAGGTGATGGAGAAAGTGGTGGGAGCAGTGGTGGTGAGCATCATGATGGAGATGAGGATCAGGAGGGCAGTTTCTGGGAGGACAGTGATGAAGAGGAAGAGAATGGTGACAGGTGTGATACTCTGTTGAAAGAGACGAACAAACTGGAGCGGGAGATGGAGGCACTGCAGGACCCCTCGCAAAAGACGGTGGACATGTGGAGGAAGGAGGCAGAAGATCTGAGGAGTGAGTACCATGACATCTGTTTTGACATGGCAACAGCTGTAAACAAGATAGTGATTGAGTTGTGGTCAGCCCTATGGCTTAATACATTGCGGGCAGTGACTGCCCTTCGGGAAACCTTGAGCCAATTTTCGCCAGTGGAGGCAGCTGCTTTGAAAGTGGAGTTTGATTCCTTAAAGGGCTTCGTGGATGTTGCCTGGAGCCAAGACACATTAGCGAAGCTGTCCCATCTTTTTACCTTAGTGTATGCTCTACAGGGCCTCCCTCTGCCGAAGAAGGGCCTTCCACATGGTGATCCACTGAAGGAAGGGGGTTACATCATGCTGGAAATAGATGCCTGGCGCTCTGTGCTACTGGAGCAGAGTTGGGAGAAGACAGATGCCCTGCAGGTGAAGGTGGACGCGGTGCAGGGTATCTCTCCGGAGCAGGCAGGTGAATTGAAGGTGAAGATGGGCGCTCTCCAGAAACACATGGATCTTCTGTGGAAAGCCCCCCTGAAGGAGATGATGGCCTTGCTGGCAGTGGCATATGAGCCATGCCATATATGGTCCTCACGCCCCACCACAAAAGGGAACACCATATGGAAGAAAGCATGTGATCTTGCACTTTCCCTGAAGGTTCACCTGAAGGATGTCCCACAGGAAGAACGGCATCTTCTGTGGGGGGAGGCGACTTCCCAGGAGGCCATCCTTCATGATATCCCAGTGGAGAAACTGGTGGTGCTGGAAGAGAAAGTGAATGCATGTATTAGGAAGGTGGCGGATATGTTGCAGAATTACCTATGGAAGTTCTTGAAGTATTCCTCTCATAGAGAGCTGGACAATTGTCAGGAAGAGCTGGATGAACTACAAAAAGATCTAGATTTCCTGCAGCGACATCCAAATTTGACATATCGGGAAATCAAGATGGCTGCCCTGCATAGGAAGAGGGCTGCCCTGCTTAGGAAGATGGCTGCCCGGCACAAGGCGGATGCCTCCCTTGAGGTGGATGATGGAGAGATGTAA